A genomic region of Neisseria cinerea contains the following coding sequences:
- the minC gene encoding septum site-determining protein MinC, whose translation MINAFDIKSTKIDVLSICLHTSDLLDLENVLVKLGKKFQESGVVPFMLDVQEFDYPESLDLAALVSLFSRHGMQILGLKHPDERWAAVAAKYHLLFCSSHLENIREQDQIEVQETADELKTRKTVLVTTSVRTGQQVYAEDGDLIVTGAVSQGAELIADGNIHIYAPMRGRALAGAKGDTSARIFIHSMQAELVSIAGIYRNFEQDLPDHLHKQPVQILLQDNRLVISAIDSE comes from the coding sequence ATGATTAATGCCTTCGATATAAAATCGACAAAGATAGATGTATTATCTATTTGTTTGCATACATCAGATTTGCTTGATTTGGAAAATGTTTTAGTCAAATTGGGGAAGAAATTCCAGGAATCTGGTGTCGTTCCTTTTATGTTGGATGTTCAAGAGTTTGATTATCCTGAGTCTTTAGATCTTGCTGCATTGGTTTCACTTTTTTCGAGACATGGTATGCAGATTTTAGGTCTTAAACATCCTGATGAGCGATGGGCTGCCGTGGCAGCGAAGTATCATTTGCTTTTCTGTTCATCTCATCTAGAAAATATTAGAGAACAGGATCAGATTGAGGTGCAAGAAACTGCCGATGAGCTGAAAACGAGGAAAACGGTATTGGTTACAACCTCTGTCCGTACTGGCCAACAGGTTTATGCTGAAGATGGAGATTTAATTGTAACCGGTGCTGTCAGTCAAGGTGCAGAGTTGATTGCAGACGGTAATATACATATTTATGCTCCAATGAGGGGACGGGCCTTAGCTGGTGCAAAAGGTGATACTTCCGCCCGTATATTTATTCATTCTATGCAGGCAGAGTTAGTTTCCATAGCTGGTATTTACCGCAATTTTGAACAAGATTTGCCGGATCATTTGCATAAACAGCCGGTACAGATATTGTTGCAGGATAATCGTTTGGTTATCAGTGCAATTGATTCAGAGTAA
- the rplQ gene encoding 50S ribosomal protein L17: protein MRHRNGNRKLNRTSSHRAAMLRNMANSLLTHETIVTTLPKAKELRRVVEPLITLGKKPSLANHRLAFDRTRDRDVVVKLFGDLGPRFSTRNGGYVRVLKYGFRKGDNAPLALVELVDKPVAE from the coding sequence ATGCGTCATCGTAATGGCAATCGCAAATTAAACCGTACAAGTAGCCATCGCGCTGCAATGTTGCGTAATATGGCGAATTCATTGTTGACTCACGAGACTATTGTAACAACTTTGCCTAAAGCAAAGGAATTACGCCGTGTGGTTGAACCATTGATTACATTGGGTAAGAAACCATCTTTGGCTAATCATCGTTTGGCATTTGACCGAACTCGTGATCGTGATGTTGTAGTGAAATTATTTGGTGATTTGGGTCCTCGTTTCTCTACTCGTAATGGTGGTTATGTTCGAGTATTGAAATATGGGTTCCGTAAGGGCGATAATGCCCCATTGGCTTTGGTTGAATTAGTTGATAAACCAGTGGCTGAGTAA